In the genome of Bradyrhizobium arachidis, one region contains:
- a CDS encoding ABC transporter ATP-binding protein, whose protein sequence is MSMLQVESLKRSFGGLVAVRNVSFEVNEGDFLGLIGPNGAGKTTLFNVISGVLSPSAGTVRFLGRDISGQPANQTVRQGLSRTFQAATIYPEATVIENVARGTLASNVSGLWGGFLSSKWRVAAKDKASGVLDLFGLTRRAGLKARELSYGEQRRLGVAIALASEPRLLMLDEPVAGLNPEEAAELASVLRRVKSERGVTMVMVEHHMRTVMGLCNRVVVLDHGTLIAQGTPAEVVSNPVVIEAYLGKEAIHA, encoded by the coding sequence ATGAGCATGCTCCAAGTCGAAAGCCTGAAGCGCTCCTTCGGCGGGCTTGTCGCCGTTCGAAACGTATCCTTCGAGGTCAACGAGGGCGACTTTCTCGGCCTTATCGGACCGAACGGCGCCGGCAAGACCACGCTGTTCAACGTGATTTCGGGCGTTCTCAGTCCATCGGCTGGCACTGTGCGGTTCCTGGGACGAGACATTTCCGGCCAGCCAGCCAATCAAACGGTTCGCCAGGGGCTTTCACGGACCTTCCAGGCCGCAACCATCTATCCGGAAGCGACTGTCATTGAAAATGTCGCGCGCGGCACGCTGGCTTCGAACGTGAGCGGCCTGTGGGGAGGGTTTCTCTCGAGCAAATGGCGGGTGGCAGCGAAAGACAAGGCGTCTGGTGTGCTCGATCTGTTCGGGCTGACGCGCCGTGCCGGCCTGAAGGCACGCGAATTGTCCTATGGCGAGCAGCGGCGCCTCGGCGTTGCAATCGCGCTTGCCAGCGAGCCCAGGCTCTTGATGCTCGATGAGCCGGTCGCCGGCCTCAACCCGGAGGAGGCGGCTGAGCTCGCCTCGGTTCTCCGCCGGGTCAAGTCGGAACGCGGCGTGACCATGGTGATGGTCGAGCACCACATGCGCACGGTCATGGGCCTCTGCAATCGCGTCGTGGTGCTGGATCACGGGACGCTGATCGCGCAGGGAACGCCGGCGGAAGTCGTGTCGAACCCAGTCGTCATCGAGGCGTATCTCGGCAAGGAAGCGATCCATGCTTGA
- a CDS encoding branched-chain amino acid ABC transporter permease, with translation MNPPTTKPMSYVGIAVAVGLAVLLPWFAPNQFYVHLATVGCINLMLVLGLAIIARAGQLSMGHGGFALVGGYVSALLSMKGWPPLLTLFIAAVVAAVIAAALGWIILRLRGVYFVLVAFAFSQIAVLLALDMSSITGGANGLVGVPPISIFGYVLRAKPQFYPFALVCALTTLLLTWLLYRSPLGTMMAATAENQRLTESSGIDTHRVQVIAFTVGSGIAGFAGALSTHYLRFISPDSYTFWESVSYLTMLVVGGRDGVLGPVVGVVVLTPLPELLRSTEGLQHIIYGAVLVLCLMFVPNGLASLIQTWRSRQRVATTGAARVAEEVP, from the coding sequence GTGAATCCTCCCACAACCAAGCCGATGTCTTATGTCGGGATCGCAGTGGCCGTCGGTCTCGCCGTGCTGCTGCCCTGGTTCGCACCGAACCAGTTCTACGTCCATCTGGCGACAGTCGGCTGCATCAACCTGATGCTCGTGCTCGGCCTTGCCATCATCGCCCGGGCGGGACAGCTGTCCATGGGGCACGGCGGTTTTGCGCTGGTCGGCGGATATGTCTCGGCGTTGTTGTCGATGAAGGGCTGGCCGCCGCTGCTGACCCTGTTCATCGCTGCGGTGGTCGCGGCCGTCATCGCGGCCGCGCTTGGCTGGATCATCCTGCGTTTGCGCGGCGTCTATTTCGTGCTGGTCGCCTTTGCATTCAGCCAGATCGCGGTGCTGCTGGCGCTGGACATGAGCTCGATCACCGGCGGCGCAAACGGCCTCGTCGGCGTGCCCCCGATTTCGATCTTCGGCTACGTGCTTCGCGCCAAGCCGCAATTCTATCCGTTCGCGCTCGTGTGTGCGCTGACGACGCTACTGTTGACCTGGCTACTCTATCGCTCGCCGCTCGGCACGATGATGGCGGCCACTGCCGAGAACCAGCGGCTCACGGAATCGAGCGGCATCGATACGCATCGCGTCCAGGTGATTGCCTTCACGGTCGGATCGGGCATCGCCGGCTTCGCGGGCGCGTTGTCGACGCACTATCTCCGTTTCATTTCGCCGGACTCATATACGTTCTGGGAGTCGGTTTCCTACCTGACCATGCTGGTCGTCGGCGGACGGGACGGGGTGCTGGGGCCCGTGGTCGGTGTTGTCGTGCTGACGCCTCTGCCAGAGCTCCTCCGCTCCACCGAAGGATTGCAGCACATCATCTACGGGGCCGTGCTCGTGCTCTGCCTGATGTTCGTTCCGAACGGCCTCGCAAGCCTCATTCAGACCTGGCGTTCGCGCCAACGGGTTGCGACAACCGGCGCCGCGCGCGTGGCCGAGGAAGTGCCATGA
- a CDS encoding branched-chain amino acid ABC transporter permease gives MDIILVQTVVNGLMVGMIYVLMAIGFTMVFGIMRIVNFAHGEFYMAGAFLFAILYGSNGLPFSISVLLAIGATALLGLLMERIVFRKFRGNELNGMIASVGVALILQNSALLMWGSSARTVPPVVSGVLSVGGIVFPWSRLVVIIGAIVAVVSLNLLIGHTRIGRAMRAVAQDAEIAQVQGIRVDVIFPVAFVLGVSLAGFAGVLMAPVLSVSPFIGLAPTLKAFVIVVIGGLGSVPGAVAGGLLIGLIESFAGTFVSASLSEILQFLVVIAVVLLRPQGLLGRKEREA, from the coding sequence ATGGATATCATTCTGGTCCAGACCGTCGTGAACGGCCTCATGGTCGGCATGATCTATGTGCTGATGGCCATCGGCTTCACCATGGTGTTCGGCATCATGCGCATCGTGAATTTTGCGCATGGCGAGTTCTACATGGCCGGCGCGTTCCTGTTCGCGATCCTTTACGGCAGCAACGGCTTGCCGTTCTCCATCAGCGTCCTGCTGGCCATTGGCGCCACGGCCTTGCTGGGACTGCTGATGGAGCGGATCGTCTTCCGCAAGTTTCGCGGCAACGAGCTGAACGGCATGATCGCATCCGTCGGCGTCGCTCTCATCCTCCAGAACAGTGCGCTTCTGATGTGGGGATCCTCGGCACGCACCGTGCCGCCGGTCGTATCGGGGGTGCTATCGGTCGGCGGCATCGTATTCCCCTGGTCGCGGCTGGTGGTCATCATCGGAGCGATCGTGGCCGTCGTGTCGCTCAACCTCCTGATCGGCCACACAAGGATCGGCCGGGCCATGCGCGCCGTGGCGCAGGACGCCGAGATTGCGCAGGTGCAGGGCATTCGCGTCGACGTCATCTTTCCCGTCGCGTTCGTGCTGGGTGTGAGCCTTGCGGGATTCGCCGGCGTTCTGATGGCCCCGGTGCTGTCGGTCTCGCCGTTTATCGGCCTGGCGCCGACGCTGAAGGCCTTCGTGATCGTCGTCATCGGCGGGCTCGGCAGCGTTCCCGGCGCCGTGGCGGGGGGATTGCTCATCGGCTTGATCGAGAGCTTCGCCGGCACCTTCGTCAGTGCTTCATTGTCCGAGATCCTTCAATTCCTGGTCGTGATCGCCGTCGTGTTGCTGCGTCCGCAGGGCCTGTTGGGCCGAAAGGAGCGTGAGGCGTGA
- a CDS encoding ABC transporter substrate-binding protein — translation MKRLELVAVLAASVMCSAAQAEDSVTIGVHASFSGAGAAFAEGMLAATDFAAEDVNKGGGLEVGGKRYKILIKQYDDRYRAADAVTAMDRLMIQDGIRFVVGPMGSAAAVATKDQTTSGKVITMTLAFTPRALGADAPFAYRPVITTGEFSDPQVAWLMKNTSAKQVVSLLPNDETGQQIGVANFNSYAKAGAKLQVEYFERERVDFVPILTRLLTKADGLELGGNSPTTAGLILKQARELGYRGPVFVTGGDVAAEMLKVAGKDAAEGVYVHLPIDTGLPDTAAYVARFKAKYGPNMNGFSPFFYAGLQMLFTAMKKAGTVDDTTKIATTLDGLSDVPTAMGNAGWTGEQKYGIKHQIDLPFYVGQMKDGVVTKVATCDVNACK, via the coding sequence ATGAAGCGTCTTGAGTTGGTTGCCGTACTCGCCGCATCCGTCATGTGTTCTGCGGCTCAGGCCGAAGACAGTGTCACGATCGGCGTGCACGCCAGTTTTTCCGGTGCCGGTGCCGCGTTTGCGGAGGGCATGCTCGCCGCCACCGACTTTGCTGCCGAGGATGTCAACAAGGGCGGCGGGCTCGAAGTTGGCGGCAAGCGCTACAAGATCCTGATCAAGCAATATGACGACCGCTATCGCGCCGCCGACGCGGTCACCGCGATGGATCGCCTGATGATCCAGGACGGAATCCGCTTCGTGGTCGGTCCGATGGGCTCGGCGGCGGCCGTGGCGACCAAGGATCAGACCACCTCCGGAAAAGTCATCACCATGACGCTGGCTTTCACGCCCCGCGCGCTCGGGGCCGATGCGCCGTTTGCTTACCGGCCCGTGATCACCACCGGCGAATTTTCCGATCCGCAGGTGGCCTGGCTGATGAAGAACACGTCGGCCAAGCAGGTCGTGTCGCTGTTGCCCAATGACGAAACCGGACAGCAAATCGGTGTGGCGAACTTCAACTCCTACGCCAAGGCCGGCGCGAAGCTGCAGGTCGAGTATTTCGAGCGCGAGCGCGTCGACTTCGTGCCCATTCTGACCCGCCTTCTGACCAAGGCCGACGGGCTCGAGCTTGGCGGCAACTCTCCGACCACCGCGGGACTCATTCTCAAGCAGGCCCGCGAACTCGGCTACCGCGGTCCGGTGTTCGTCACGGGCGGCGATGTTGCCGCCGAGATGCTGAAGGTGGCGGGCAAGGACGCGGCTGAAGGCGTCTACGTGCACCTGCCCATCGATACCGGCCTGCCGGATACGGCAGCCTATGTCGCCCGCTTCAAGGCCAAGTATGGGCCGAACATGAACGGGTTCAGTCCCTTCTTTTATGCCGGTCTGCAGATGCTGTTTACTGCGATGAAGAAGGCCGGGACCGTTGACGATACGACCAAGATCGCGACGACGCTCGATGGACTGTCCGACGTTCCGACCGCGATGGGCAACGCGGGCTGGACGGGCGAGCAAAAGTACGGGATCAAGCACCAGATCGATCTTCCGTTCTATGTCGGGCAGATGAAAGACGGCGTCGTGACCAAGGTGGCAACCTGCGACGTCAACGCCTGCAAATAA
- a CDS encoding MmgE/PrpD family protein gives MTSATMARPGGWAESLAERIGSYDSRRRDAKAAAKAKAAIITAFGLALSGAPAAITKALLGTSGVATSGPALVFGTERRTSAVDAALINATAAVAGAEASRDAANAACIVTLFGLCEERGKTGQHFLDALMSAAEISPLLAPMLSPAGGQLGYALFGEVAAAARVLELSRPKIAAALLMAGMANVDSSPAGPVGARSLMIGLSLRSGLLAALLAEALDEVSCAEMIGSEANTIPSLATDSGAPGKAAFDLLAVQSPPAADLWDQFEQWAGAVLPRDHIAPLFERLETIDKVSDLATVSRLLQGRGAQEEAPKKVVFAARGTHEPEETTWVP, from the coding sequence GTGACCAGCGCCACGATGGCAAGACCAGGCGGATGGGCCGAAAGCCTGGCGGAGCGGATCGGCTCTTACGATTCACGGCGGCGAGATGCCAAAGCTGCAGCAAAGGCCAAGGCGGCGATCATCACAGCGTTCGGCCTGGCGCTGTCCGGCGCGCCAGCCGCCATCACGAAAGCGCTGCTGGGTACTTCCGGCGTCGCGACAAGCGGGCCGGCGCTTGTCTTTGGGACCGAGCGGCGCACAAGCGCCGTCGATGCCGCGTTGATCAACGCCACAGCTGCAGTCGCCGGAGCCGAAGCTTCACGCGATGCAGCGAATGCGGCGTGTATCGTGACGCTGTTCGGGCTCTGCGAGGAGCGTGGAAAGACGGGGCAGCATTTCCTCGATGCGTTGATGTCGGCCGCTGAGATCTCTCCTCTTCTCGCGCCGATGCTGTCGCCCGCGGGCGGCCAGCTCGGATATGCCTTGTTCGGTGAGGTCGCGGCGGCCGCCCGTGTGCTCGAATTGAGCCGCCCGAAGATTGCAGCCGCGCTGCTCATGGCAGGGATGGCGAACGTCGACAGTTCTCCTGCCGGACCGGTCGGAGCGAGGTCGCTTATGATTGGTCTGAGCCTTCGCAGCGGATTGCTGGCCGCTCTGCTCGCCGAAGCCTTGGACGAGGTGTCCTGCGCCGAGATGATCGGGAGCGAAGCAAACACGATCCCGAGTCTGGCCACAGACAGCGGAGCGCCGGGAAAGGCCGCTTTCGATCTTCTCGCAGTTCAATCGCCGCCAGCAGCCGATCTCTGGGATCAGTTCGAGCAGTGGGCTGGCGCCGTTCTGCCGCGCGATCACATCGCTCCGCTATTCGAACGGCTCGAGACGATCGACAAGGTGAGCGACCTCGCGACGGTGTCGCGTCTGTTGCAAGGCCGCGGAGCGCAGGAGGAGGCGCCAAAGAAGGTCGTCTTTGCCGCGCGAGGAACGCACGAGCCGGAGGAGACGACTTGGGTTCCCTGA
- the tcuA gene encoding FAD-dependent tricarballylate dehydrogenase TcuA — MHEEFDVIVVGAGNAALAAAVSAKENGADRVVVLEKAPREMRGGNTHWSGGVLRFAYDEPREIGALLPGIEDEFENFYDGISPYTQEDFHGDLVRVTNGRTDPALSRLLVSNSQATVRWMKDTGGIKMEPAISLSAVKKDNVMVWARGLVVRAAHEGVGLSRSWFATCERMGIEVRYGNAVSELLVDGNGCVVGVKTKDDEGVRSLGAKAVVLGCGGFEANVQMRTQHIGPLVGAAKVRGTPHNQGDGLRMALAIGAMPWGQWSGCHATPISADWGDFAPREMTDRSNRLSYVYSVMINRKGKRFVDEGEDGALFTYAKFGRAILAEPGAKAYQLFDSKVVHLLEPRYSTSDPIKANSLADLIEQLDIDDKAQALRTVQQFNDHARAPDEGFDPTKKDGLSTKGLDLEKTNWALKLDKPPYYAYSATGGITFTFGGLKINENAEVIGTDWRPIKGLYCCGELVGGLFYDNYPAGTGLVSGATFGRIAGRNAAAQQSVARAQAVAS, encoded by the coding sequence ATGCACGAAGAGTTCGATGTGATCGTCGTTGGCGCGGGAAATGCCGCTCTGGCTGCGGCAGTCTCAGCGAAAGAAAACGGCGCCGATCGTGTCGTCGTTCTCGAGAAAGCCCCCCGCGAAATGCGAGGCGGAAACACGCACTGGAGCGGCGGTGTTCTGCGCTTCGCCTATGACGAGCCGCGCGAGATCGGCGCCCTGCTGCCGGGCATCGAAGACGAGTTCGAGAATTTCTACGACGGCATTTCTCCTTACACGCAGGAAGATTTTCACGGCGATCTCGTGCGCGTCACCAACGGACGCACCGATCCGGCCTTGTCGCGTCTGCTCGTGTCGAATTCGCAGGCGACCGTTCGCTGGATGAAGGACACCGGCGGCATCAAGATGGAGCCGGCGATCAGCCTGTCCGCCGTCAAGAAAGACAACGTCATGGTCTGGGCGCGCGGCCTCGTCGTGCGCGCGGCGCATGAGGGCGTCGGCCTTTCGCGCAGCTGGTTCGCGACCTGCGAACGCATGGGGATCGAGGTTCGGTACGGCAACGCCGTCTCGGAGTTGCTCGTCGATGGCAACGGCTGCGTCGTCGGTGTCAAGACCAAGGACGACGAAGGCGTTCGTTCGCTCGGCGCGAAAGCCGTCGTGCTCGGCTGCGGTGGGTTCGAGGCGAACGTTCAGATGCGCACGCAGCACATCGGTCCCTTGGTCGGCGCCGCAAAGGTTCGCGGCACGCCGCACAACCAGGGCGACGGCCTGCGGATGGCGCTCGCCATCGGCGCCATGCCGTGGGGGCAGTGGAGCGGCTGCCATGCAACGCCGATCAGCGCGGATTGGGGCGACTTCGCGCCGCGCGAAATGACCGATCGCAGCAATCGTCTGTCCTACGTCTATTCGGTGATGATCAATCGCAAGGGCAAGCGCTTCGTCGATGAAGGCGAAGACGGCGCGCTCTTCACCTACGCCAAATTCGGCCGCGCCATCCTGGCCGAGCCGGGCGCCAAGGCATATCAGCTGTTCGACAGCAAGGTGGTCCACCTGCTTGAGCCGCGCTATTCGACCAGCGATCCGATCAAGGCGAACTCGCTGGCAGATCTGATTGAGCAACTCGATATCGATGACAAGGCGCAGGCACTCAGGACCGTCCAGCAATTCAACGATCATGCACGCGCGCCGGACGAGGGCTTCGATCCCACGAAGAAGGACGGCCTCTCGACCAAGGGCCTCGATCTCGAAAAGACCAATTGGGCACTCAAGCTCGACAAGCCGCCTTATTATGCCTACAGCGCGACGGGCGGAATCACCTTCACGTTCGGCGGCCTGAAGATCAACGAGAACGCCGAGGTGATCGGCACCGACTGGCGCCCGATCAAGGGGCTCTACTGCTGCGGCGAACTCGTCGGCGGTCTGTTCTATGACAACTATCCGGCTGGCACCGGCCTTGTCTCGGGTGCCACCTTCGGCAGGATCGCGGGCCGAAACGCTGCGGCCCAGCAGAGCGTCGCGCGAGCCCAGGCGGTGGCATCGTGA
- a CDS encoding GntR family transcriptional regulator, whose protein sequence is MNDDMVLPDRTKFASAADYAYAALRREIVEGRFAPGRRMREVELAEHLGISRTPTRQALTRLELEGLLDLRPRTGLVVSVLDMDAVEELYEMRAALEGTAAAMAAKHASPKDFAALARLVAEGEKLDRDPLKLYRHNRELHDAIQVAAHNRYLEKSLSALQDAIALLGPTTLADKGRFAVAQAEHAAIVQAISQRDGEKADRLARTHVLNALETRRAILAKERELEARREQDGV, encoded by the coding sequence ATGAACGACGACATGGTGTTGCCGGACCGCACGAAGTTCGCATCTGCTGCCGACTATGCTTACGCGGCGCTACGGCGTGAGATCGTCGAAGGGCGCTTTGCTCCGGGGCGGCGCATGCGCGAAGTTGAATTGGCGGAACATCTCGGCATCAGCCGAACGCCAACCCGCCAGGCGCTGACGCGGCTCGAACTCGAGGGCCTGCTCGATCTTCGCCCGCGAACCGGGCTTGTCGTGTCCGTTCTCGACATGGATGCGGTCGAAGAGCTCTACGAGATGCGCGCGGCACTCGAAGGCACCGCGGCCGCGATGGCCGCAAAGCACGCGAGTCCGAAAGATTTTGCCGCGCTGGCCAGACTTGTCGCCGAAGGTGAAAAGCTCGATCGCGATCCGCTCAAGCTCTATCGGCACAACAGGGAATTGCACGACGCCATTCAGGTCGCTGCTCACAATCGCTATCTTGAAAAGAGCTTGTCGGCTCTGCAGGATGCGATCGCGCTTCTGGGGCCGACGACGTTGGCCGACAAGGGCCGCTTTGCGGTCGCTCAGGCCGAGCATGCAGCCATCGTGCAGGCGATTTCGCAGAGAGACGGCGAGAAGGCTGACCGCCTGGCGCGCACCCACGTTCTGAATGCGCTCGAGACCCGTCGAGCGATCCTGGCGAAAGAGCGTGAGCTGGAAGCGCGCCGCGAGCAGGACGGTGTCTGA
- a CDS encoding 2-methylaconitate cis-trans isomerase PrpF family protein, translating into MPQNKLKAAFMRGGTSKAVVFNRQDLPADPAQWDPIFLAIMGSPDPNGRQLDGMGGGLSSLSKVCVVGSPTRPDADIDYTFAQISVKSADVDYSANCGNMSSAMGPFAVSEGLVKAPANGEALVRIHNTNTGKIIVARFPMADGDVETDGEMTIDGVGGQGAPVRLEFVDPGGTRTGRLLPTGRACDHFDIPGLGSIEASLVDAANPCVFVAASSVGKDGSEMPEALESDPVFLERMEAIRCAASVAMGLAPDVAAAAKIPSVPKVAMIVAPRQMTTLSGRRLEASDMSLGIRMISIGQPHRAVPITGATCLAIAVRIERTLPNRMARAGDGPITIAHPSGTTVVDAAVEHADDPVKARAIHGAVYRTARRLFEGSVFYRTAKSTAQARRSA; encoded by the coding sequence ATGCCGCAGAACAAGCTTAAGGCCGCTTTCATGCGCGGGGGCACGTCGAAAGCCGTCGTGTTCAACAGACAGGATCTGCCGGCGGATCCCGCACAATGGGATCCGATCTTCCTGGCGATCATGGGATCGCCCGATCCCAACGGCCGCCAACTCGACGGGATGGGCGGCGGGCTGTCGTCTCTTTCGAAGGTTTGCGTCGTCGGCTCGCCGACGCGGCCGGATGCCGACATCGACTATACGTTCGCGCAGATTTCCGTGAAGAGCGCCGACGTCGACTACAGCGCAAATTGCGGCAACATGTCTTCGGCGATGGGCCCGTTCGCCGTCAGCGAAGGCCTGGTGAAGGCGCCAGCGAACGGCGAGGCCCTGGTGCGCATTCACAACACCAACACCGGCAAGATCATCGTTGCACGTTTCCCAATGGCGGACGGGGATGTCGAGACCGACGGCGAGATGACGATCGATGGCGTCGGCGGACAGGGAGCACCGGTCCGGCTCGAATTCGTTGATCCGGGCGGCACCCGAACCGGGCGCCTGCTGCCGACCGGTCGCGCCTGCGATCATTTCGATATCCCCGGTCTCGGTTCGATCGAGGCGTCACTCGTCGATGCCGCCAATCCTTGCGTCTTCGTCGCCGCGAGTTCGGTCGGCAAGGACGGCAGCGAGATGCCCGAGGCTCTCGAAAGCGATCCGGTGTTTCTCGAACGGATGGAGGCGATTCGCTGCGCGGCGTCCGTGGCGATGGGCCTTGCCCCTGATGTCGCCGCAGCAGCCAAGATCCCAAGCGTGCCCAAGGTCGCGATGATCGTCGCGCCGCGCCAGATGACGACGTTGTCCGGTCGGCGGCTTGAGGCTTCCGACATGTCACTGGGCATCAGGATGATTTCGATCGGTCAGCCGCACCGCGCGGTCCCGATCACAGGCGCCACCTGCCTTGCCATTGCGGTGCGCATCGAACGCACGCTTCCGAACCGGATGGCCCGTGCCGGCGACGGCCCGATCACCATCGCACATCCCTCCGGTACGACCGTGGTCGATGCAGCCGTGGAACATGCCGATGATCCCGTAAAGGCGCGGGCCATTCATGGCGCGGTGTACCGCACCGCCAGACGGCTGTTCGAAGGAAGCGTGTTCTATCGAACAGCGAAATCTACCGCGCAGGCACGACGCAGCGCGTAA
- the prpB gene encoding methylisocitrate lyase, with protein sequence MTYLVAADLPRESAGRRFRELLKRPGILQLPGAHNGMAALQAKAAGFDALYLSGAAMTASMGLPDLGIITVDEVAFFVRQIVRAAGLPLLVDADTGYGEALNVMHATRVFEDAGAGALHLEDQILPKKCGHLNDKKIADAHDMAAKVAAASKARRDLVIIARTDAAASEGLDGAVARAKLYVEAGADAIFPEALNTAEMFRAFAERMPGVPLLANMTEFGKTPFFTAAEFEAMGYAMVIWPVSSLRVANKAQAELYAAIARDGGTHKVVERMQTRAELYATIALHDYEALDSSIVQTIVPAGMPQR encoded by the coding sequence ATGACCTATCTCGTTGCCGCCGACCTTCCCCGCGAATCCGCCGGCCGCCGCTTCCGCGAGCTGTTGAAGCGGCCCGGCATCCTGCAGCTGCCGGGTGCTCACAACGGCATGGCGGCGCTGCAGGCCAAAGCAGCCGGCTTCGACGCGCTTTATCTTTCGGGCGCCGCGATGACGGCGTCGATGGGCCTGCCCGATCTCGGCATCATCACCGTGGATGAGGTCGCCTTCTTCGTCCGCCAGATCGTCCGCGCGGCGGGATTGCCCCTCCTCGTCGACGCCGACACCGGCTATGGCGAGGCCTTGAACGTGATGCATGCAACCCGCGTCTTCGAGGACGCCGGCGCTGGCGCGCTTCACCTTGAAGATCAGATACTGCCCAAGAAGTGCGGCCATCTCAATGACAAGAAGATCGCCGACGCGCACGACATGGCGGCCAAGGTTGCGGCTGCATCAAAAGCACGTCGCGATCTGGTGATCATTGCCAGGACCGACGCCGCCGCAAGCGAAGGCCTCGACGGGGCAGTCGCCCGCGCAAAGCTCTACGTGGAAGCGGGTGCCGATGCGATCTTTCCGGAAGCGCTCAACACCGCCGAGATGTTCCGCGCCTTTGCGGAGCGCATGCCCGGCGTCCCCCTGCTCGCGAACATGACGGAGTTTGGAAAGACGCCGTTCTTCACGGCCGCCGAGTTCGAGGCCATGGGCTACGCAATGGTGATCTGGCCGGTCTCTTCATTGCGCGTGGCGAACAAGGCGCAGGCCGAACTTTACGCGGCGATTGCGCGTGACGGCGGCACGCACAAGGTGGTCGAGCGGATGCAGACGCGCGCTGAGCTCTACGCGACAATCGCTCTGCACGACTACGAAGCTCTCGATTCATCGATCGTTCAAACGATCGTTCCGGCCGGCATGCCTCAACGCTAG
- a CDS encoding transketolase family protein has translation MKTVRSAPQPGKPRLTTSAMIASIAVEGQKAKPTPFGHALVELARSRPDVVGMTADLGKYTDLHIFAKEFPDRYYQMGMAEQLLFGAASGLAAEGFMPFATTYAVFASRRAYDFIHQTIAEEDRNVKIVCALPGLTSGYGPSHQAAEDLALFRAMPNMTVIDPCDAHEIEQLVPAIAAHQGPVYMRLLRGQVPVVLDEYDYKFELGKAKLISDGKDVLIISSGIMTMRALEALQTLKNDRVDAAVLHVPTIKPLDAETILREAGKSGRLVVVAENHTTIGGLGEAVAVLLMRSGVHPPFRQIALPDEFLDAGALPTLHDRYGISSAEVARQIKQWL, from the coding sequence ATGAAGACCGTCAGATCAGCGCCCCAACCGGGCAAGCCGCGCCTGACCACCTCAGCCATGATCGCCTCGATCGCGGTCGAGGGACAGAAAGCGAAGCCGACGCCGTTTGGACACGCGCTCGTCGAGCTCGCGCGCAGCCGCCCCGATGTGGTCGGCATGACGGCCGATCTCGGCAAATACACTGACCTGCACATCTTTGCGAAGGAATTTCCGGACCGCTATTACCAGATGGGCATGGCGGAGCAGCTGCTGTTCGGCGCGGCCTCAGGCCTTGCCGCCGAAGGCTTCATGCCATTCGCAACCACCTACGCGGTGTTTGCATCGCGGCGCGCTTACGACTTCATCCACCAGACCATCGCGGAGGAAGACCGCAACGTGAAGATCGTCTGCGCATTGCCCGGGCTGACCTCGGGCTACGGACCGAGCCATCAGGCCGCGGAGGATCTCGCGCTGTTTCGCGCCATGCCGAACATGACCGTCATCGACCCCTGCGATGCGCATGAAATCGAGCAACTGGTGCCCGCGATCGCGGCGCATCAGGGGCCGGTCTACATGCGTCTGCTGCGTGGCCAGGTGCCGGTCGTGCTGGACGAATACGACTACAAGTTCGAGCTCGGCAAAGCCAAGTTGATCAGTGACGGGAAGGACGTTCTGATCATCTCATCCGGCATCATGACCATGCGTGCGCTCGAGGCATTGCAAACTCTGAAGAACGACCGTGTCGATGCTGCGGTGCTCCACGTTCCGACCATCAAGCCGCTCGACGCCGAGACGATACTGCGTGAAGCCGGCAAGTCAGGCCGCCTGGTCGTCGTTGCCGAAAACCACACGACGATTGGCGGTCTCGGCGAGGCGGTCGCCGTTCTCCTGATGCGTTCAGGCGTCCATCCGCCTTTCCGCCAGATTGCATTGCCGGACGAATTTCTTGACGCCGGCGCACTTCCGACGCTGCACGACCGCTACGGCATTTCCAGCGCCGAAGTCGCAAGGCAGATCAAGCAGTGGCTTTAG